A stretch of DNA from Triticum dicoccoides isolate Atlit2015 ecotype Zavitan chromosome 2A, WEW_v2.0, whole genome shotgun sequence:
TAATTCTCTTTCTGTAAAATACCCTCATCTTGCTCATTGTATATCATATTGACCATTTGAAGTAACATTGTGAAAACTCTCTTTGGTAATCGATTGTGTGTGACGATTGACTATGAAGTGTATGAGCCATTTTACTTTCCCAATCATGCTTCAAGGGGGCAATCATTTTAGGACAAAAGGTGTTCTGTTTTCTATGTCATATGCTCTTTTGTATCATTTCAGGTTAGTTATAATAATTGTTAAAATCATGGAAAACTGTAGAAAGGCAAACATACTTTAGGAGTACCCCATGTAAACCTAGATGGAGCTTgctgttttgattttttttaactCTGCTCATGGACTTTTTTTAACAACCACAAAACCATATGGATATGACTAAACTCCTACTCACCTTTAACCTTGATGGAGTATCAAACCCATAGCGCCCTCTGCCGCCTTTTTCCAACGATGATAATGAGACTCCAATATCCCGCCCTCGGTGGTGATGAGCTTCTCAAGTTTTCTGATTCACTGTGGTCGTGTACACCTACAAACCAAAGCGGTGGCTAAGCGGATACACCTACAAAccaaagcggcggcggcggcagtagcACCTCTGGCCGTTTGGGCTCTCAGTTCTTTGGCTTCGGATCCGACGACCGTGACTTCGTCTCTGAGATGTTTGGCAGCGATGACTTCCCTTCCGCGTGATTCTTTAAGGTTCGCCGCAATCTGGCAGCGGGGCTGCCAGAGCGGCTGCGGTGGCGCGCCATCGGCCCATCCTGGAGGTTGGAGAAGTGTGAGATCCCAAGAACATGGTTGCAATTTCTTTCTTTTCAGGGGTGTTTTGTACTGCTGGTCCGTGGTTAATAGATTTGAGTgtcttttcgcaaaaaaaaatacaCCTACAAACCAAAGCGGGTGGCTAAGCCGATGCAACGGGAATATTCAATTCAATTCCACTACCGATGCAACCCTCATCGTCAAACACGCCTCCCTCATTTCCTTGCACATCCCGGACCCCCCTCCCAACCACACCCCCCTCCCCATGCGCGCGGTGACTTCACTTCTCTTCGCGCCACCCACGTGTCTTTCAGGCAAATGTTTTCTCATTTTAATTGTCAGCATACTTTCTACTGTTTGCAAAATTTACAGTTCAGAATCGTGCAACGAAGACTGAAAAGGGGTCGAAGGAGGATTAAGTCTGAAGTACTCACACACATAAACCTGCCCGGAGTACAACCAAAAACTCAAAAGCCCTCGGTAACACCGCCGGAACCGCAAACCCTTCTTCCCCCGCCCCGCCCCCGCGCGCCGAAATTTCGATGGCGACGGCGGTGTCGGCGCCCGTCTCCACGGCGACGGTGCGGGTCTCCAATATCCCGCCCTCCGCCGTCGCTAAGGAGCTCCTAGCATTCTTCGATTCCGCTGTCGCCGGTGCCGGCGAAGCCTACGCCTGCGAGATCGCCGCCGCCCGACGCGGCTGGTTAAGTCGAGGCGATGGGAGCGTTCAGTTCGACTCCACCGCCACCGCAACCCTCGCCGCCGAACTCGCCTCCTCCGGTCGCCTACCGCGCTTCCTCGGCTCCCTCCTCTCCGTCTCCCCTGCCCCCGCGGATCTGCTCCCCCGCGCGCCCGACCTTTCTCTCCGCGTGGCCGACGCCCGCCTCCTTGTCGGCAACCGCGTCGCCGAGCGCGAATTCCAGGCGGCTGACTCTTGGGACAGCGTCCGCGTGGAGGTCATCCCGGCGAAGCGGCGGATAGACCTGTACCTGAATCACGATTCCCAGAGGTACAAGCTGGAGGTCTTCTTCGAGGACATCAGGAACTGCTACCAGTGCAACTTCCATGGGGCCGACGCCATCTTGCTTCAGGTGAGCTGCTCACGGTGTTTATTTTTTGAACGTTGAAGACTGTAGGAGTGTTAATCAAAAAAGTATTTACATAGTGTAAAGGGTGTGGTCAGGCTTTTGCCCCAATCACAGGGTACTAGCGTTCAGAGGGATAAGTGATTACAGGGGATTAAAGTAGTTTGGCTAGCCCTAGGCAATCTCTCTGGCAAATTCAGTAATGAACCCTAGCAGCTCAGATTTTGTCCTGTGTTACAACAACAAGAAATCTTCTCTGAATCTTGACAACCAGGACCTGTGGGAAGGCGTCACTCCTCTGAAGATCAGGCTATTCCTCTCCTTCCAGATCGACCATGCTGCTGTGGTGAACACTTCCATGAACATGGGTTTGGTCCAAGTTTGTTTAGCCGCTGCCATCCAGTCAAACCCATCTCCTTCTGTTGCCCAGGTCAACCCAACTGAAGTCCAGCACGTGTAGGAGAAACTGTAGGTATAGAACAAATGTTCCAGAGTTTCTTCTTGTTGGGTTTGGCAGAGCACACAGTAGTCCGTCCTGTCTGTCGTTGAGCGCACTACATAGTGTCTATGTTCTTGGTGTTTTAATCTGTCGGACAAGAGGAGTCACGCAAAAACCCTTAGCTTCATTGTACACCTCGACTTCCAAATCCACCCAAAAGCCTGATCAGCCTTGACATTTTCAAAGCAGAACTTGTAATATCTGGACGATGAATATTTGGGCCTCCATGTGTATGTCCAAACATCTCTCTGCTCTAAGTCTATCTGACACTCAGCGGCCGCCAGCTGCAAATCCTACGCTTCTTGTGTCGCCTGTTGAGACAGAGGCAGAAAGAAGACCGCTTCTGCACTTTGCGCGCTTAGGTTGACCATTTCTCGTCAAAGCCCATGTGTCTCATGACCTCAATCATAGCCGGGTGTTCTATAGTGTCGAAGGCCTTGGAAAAGTCCAGTTTCAGAATAAACGCCCGAGATCCAGAGGCTTGACATTGGTATATATACTCAAACGCCCATGCCAAACTGTCCTGTATCGTTCTCCCTTTCAAAAATCCGTATTGGTTCCTGTGAATGATTTTAGAATCCATTTCTGTAACCGACCAGCAAGCAGTTTGGTTATTAGCTTCAGACAACAGTTTAGCAGTGTGATGGGTCGAAAATCATTTGCTGTCTTGGGCGAGTGGATCTTTGGAATGAGAATGATGAACCCGTTGTTTATGATTTCAAGATTGAGTTCTCCTGCGTGGAAATCATGACAAAGCTGATAAAAGTCATGTTTGATTATATACTAGCATGATTTGGTAAATTGACCACTAAACCCATCCGGCCCTGGAGCTCTGTTGGCCGGCATGGTTCGAACCACCTCATCAATTTCCGCCTCAGTGAATGGGACATAAAGTTCTTCCAGTCCATCAATCTTGGTAATGATAGAGTCTAGGTCGAATTTCTGATTTGGAGGCGAAGATTCCCCCAATCTTTGTTTAAACGCATTGAGCAGTATCCCTTAGTTGCCTGCGTGGttctcaacttcagtgccatcgggTAATTTCAGCATGGCGATGGAGTTATTTCGGTATTGCTCCGTGGCCATCTGGTGGAAATTTTTCGTATTTTCCTCTCCAAAACGAATAACCCTGACAGTGCATCTTTTTCTCCAGTGTTGGTTCTGAAAGTTCAGAGGCTGCAGTAGGTGAGGTTTTAGAATTCGCCTGAAGTTCGATTCTGGGGTTGTGAGTGTTCTCAGGTTTTCAATTCCATCCAgcttgttaacggcccattcagtgTTTTGGATCAGCACTTTGAGACGTGAGAGGCCTTTACTCCACTTCTTAAGGGCATACCTTAGTCTTCTCATTTTCTGGCAAATCCTGGCTGCACTATTATGCGAATAACTTGGTTTGGACCAAGTATTCACCACATCAAAGAAGCCTCTGTGCTGCACCCAGTAAGATTCTAACCTGAAAATTTTGCTCGCGGGGATCGATGATTCTATACTGACCAAACAAGGTGTGTGGTTGGAGATTGGTTTGGCCATGGCAATAACCTTGGTATTAGGATATACTGAAGTCCAATTGTTAGACGTGAAGAACCAGTCGAGTTGGTCACCATGTTGCTGTGATACTTCTGTTTTTCCTTTGTACCTTATATATTAGTCAGACGTCACGGTTATAGGGCAAGGTAGAAATTTGAAGAAGGAAGCTCTAGATGTACTTCCTCCTTCAATACTTGCGCGAGCTGAAAAATTGGCAAGTTCTTGAGTCAGTAAACTTGAGTGAACCATCACAGTGGTCTGGTTTGCAATTATGCGTTAGAGCCATAAAGTAAGATGGATAGTGGTGCTACTTTTATTTCCACTCCTATAAATATCTCAGTTGGTGGTTACTAATTGGAGTGAAATGAATATGAAGCTTATCTGATGAATACACATCACCGTTACTTTTCTAAATTTACTGATTGTCATACTTCTTAGACTATAAGTTGGTGAGGCGCAACACTCTTTTAATTCTTTCTATAATTCTGAAGTTGGTAAAATATATATTATCTTGACTAATGTTAATTTAATATTTGTTTCAGCTCATGTATGCACCAAGGATATACACAACAATTTCTGGGCCTGCAGTTTATTCAAGGTTCTCAGATGACCGCTTTCATGCATGCAAGGAGGATGCAAAATTTACCTGGGTCAGAGCACTAGATTTTACACCCAACCACTCTTTTGGGAAGTGTTCAACTCTTGCCCTTGTACTTGATGAAGGTGCACCGGTGTCATTTATTCTCAACAGCTTGCCTTTGTCAGGAGAATTAGGGGAATTGGTCATTTCTTCAATGGAATTTTTTGGCCCGTCGTCCAAAGTCGTTCCCCTTGTTGACTGCCCAAGTGGTTGTTCAGTGTCATATGAAGTTCTTTTTCGTCTCAATTCTCTTGTTCACATGGGGAAGATAATTGCCAAGGATGTTAATGCTGATCTGTTTAAAGCTCTTGAAGAAATACCAGTTTGTACTTCAAGGAGGATTTTTGAGAAAATGAGCAAGTTAGACTTTACATGCTATGAACCTTTGCAATTCATCCAGCAGGAGGCTCATAGCAGGAAGAGGAGACACGATGCTTTGCTTTCCAGTAAGACTGAAGGTGAACGAAAGTTAATGATGTGTTACAGAATTCACATCACTCCATCCAAAATATACTGCTTGGGTCCTGAGGAAGAAGTTTCAAATTATGTGGTTAAGCATCACAAACAGTATGCTTCTGACTTTGCTAGAGTTACTTTTGTTGACGAAGACTGGAGTAAGCTTTTTCCAGATGCTATCTCAGCTAGAACTGGACGAGGGCTCTTTTCTCAACCCTTGAAAACTGGCCTATATTATCGTATTTTATCCATCCTGAAAGAAGGATTTTCCATTGGTCCAAAGAAGTATGAATTCCTGGCCTTCTCAGCAAGTCAACTTCGTGGAAGTTCTGTTTGGATGTTTGCTTCTAATGATTCCCTGAAGGCCGAGGATATAAGAAGGTGGATGGGCAACTTTGAAGATATTCGTTCAGTATCTAAGTGTGCGGCTAGAATGGGCCAACTGTTCAGCTCCTCCAGACAAACACTTGAAATCCTACCACGGGATGTAGAAGAGATTCCAGATATCGAAGTCATAACTGATGGCAGTAAATACATATTTTCTGATGGTATCGGGAAGATCTCTGAGAGATTTGCTAAAGAAATGGCTTGCCGAATTGGATTAGACTATACCAACCCTCCTTCAGCTTTTCAAATAAGGTATGGTGGCTACAAAGGAGTTGTTGCTGTCGACCCTGATTCCTTTCGTAATCTTTCTCTGCGACCTAGTATGAAGAAATTCGAATCAAAGAGCAGAATGTTTAACATTACAAGTACCAGCAAATCCCAACCATGCTATATGAATCGTGAAGTTATCTCTCTCCTTTCAACTttggggataagagatgagatatttGAGTCGATGCAACAGAATGATATGCGTGAATTAGATGAAATGCTGACCAACAGAGAAGCTGCTCTCTCTGTTCTGGGAAAAATTGGTAGTGCAGAAACAAAGACAGCATCGAAAATTTTACTGCAAGGCTATGAACCAAGTTTAGAGCCTTACCTGTTGATGATTCTTAAGGCCCATCAGGATAATAGGCTGACTGACATAAGAACTAGATGTAAGATTCATGTTCCAAAAGGCCGTGTTCTTATTGGTTGTTTGGATGAAACAGGTGAATTAGAATATGGTCAAGTGTACATCAGAATTACAAAGAACAGCAAAGAGCAGAAGGATAATTGTCAGCCATATTTTTCTGAAGATAATGGAAAAGAGAAAACAGCAGTTGTTGTTGGAAAAGTTGCAGTATCGAAAAATCCTTGTCTCCATCCTGGTGACATCAGAGTACTTGAAGCTGTCTATGACCATGGTTTGTACGCTAAGAACCTGGTTGATTGTGTTGTCTTCCCCCAAAGAGGAGAAAGGTAATGTCGTATGTTATACTGAAACTGAAAGACGATCATCTAGAGTTTATATTGCTCTGGCAATGCCTTCAGAGGAGCTCAAATCTCTATTGAAGTGTTTGTCAGCGTGTTCGTTTCCATGTTAGATTGATATCCCCTCATGTTACGTACTTACATCTCTACCTATTGATGGATGTTGCCAATGCTTGCTTTCTCTTTCAATTAATCTTTGATGTTTAATAGGCCTCGTTCATATAGACTTTAATCTTTGATGTTAATCAGGCCTCATCCAAATGAATGCTCCGGGGGTGATTTGGACGGTGACCTCTATTTTATCACTTGGGATGAGAAACTGATTCCAGAGAAGGTTGATTCACCTATGGACTACACTGCAGCAAGGCCACGCATAATGGATCATGTTGTTACACTTGAGGTATATTCCTCACTGTTTATTTATTTTAATTTCTCTTACTAGGTTGTTGCTGCTAATTTTTACCGAAGATTGTTTTATTTGACTAATATCAATTTTTATACTTGCAATTGTAAATATAATCAAAATATCAGTTTTTTTACGATCTGTAGCATTTCAATAATACTAGAAGAAAATGTTCGCTTCGCCGCACCGTTTtccatttttatgccatgtttcctGTTATAAATCatcaaagaaggaattctttaaACAAAACTTCTGATGCAAACAAATCACAGGCTAACATCATTCATTTTGAACGACTTTTTATTGCTTGCCTATTTGTTCATGGGCTCCCAGAGAACCTGACAAGATATATTAGCTAGGTTTTGAAGTTGACAAAATGGGAAGGAAAAACTGCAGTGTAGGATCTACTCCAGTAGACTGAACAACAAAGCTGACCTCCTGGAAGCATCGATTAGAATAAAGATGATCTTGAATAAGATAGCCAGTAaagaaaccaaaacatgcaaacaaGTTTGCGACCTGAACCACTTGAGCTTCAGTGAGATGAGTGAAACCAATGGTACTGGCAACCTCCCAATAAATTCTAGTGTAAGGCAGATCATCATTCGCAGTATCACTAGGAAGTTATCCAAACTTACCTTTAGTATATGAGCTTATATATAAAAATTCATAAGTGTCACAAGACCATCAAATAAAATTACATCTTCAAGCAAGCTTGATTCCTCAAGAGCATTCATGAAAGCATAATCACGCAATTCATGAAATATTATTCTTCCAAAACCAAAAGGACAGTGGCTATGTCTTGCACAGTGCACATACTTTCAGACACGCTATGGAAGCATATAGATAAAAGAAGGGTCGTTCCAAAAAGTAGAGATTTTATTATTGCCAATCATATAAACTTTCCGAGACAAATCTTCCCCAAGTCAGAGAAGGCACATCCACAAATGAAGATATATTTTTCATATCAACCTGTAAAAACAAATTAATATGCATCTCACAGTAGACTGCTTGCGTATGCGCAACTCACCATTGTAATGGAAAGTGCTCATTACAAATTTAAAGTATAAACACCCAACCAAACTGCCGCCCTGCGGAGCACCGCGACGTAGAAGACCTCACACCGGCGTGTCAGCTTCCAGTCACACAATGGCAGCAGCAAAGTGTATCCTGCACCCCATGGCCACCGCCTTGCAGGGACCGTTTCCCCTTATCAGCGTAACTGACACATAATTGCATAAATTATAGCAAGAAGCAGGATAAGGAGCTTATCTTTGAAGTTTGATTGATTAATTGGAGAGCACTGTATTATAGGTTGTTGAAGCACACAAAAGGAATAAGGTGTCTGTCACCTAGTCAGAAAACATAATATCCATAACAGGTGAAGTAAGTAGAGTTCTGATGGGGGGAAAGAGGCTGACCCCTATAGTACTTATGTGATTAGTAGATAATCATACCAAACCAATATCACATCTTTCAAGTTTTCTAGCGCTTTACATCCAAAGGTATGTTATATATGCTACTATAACCACCAAAGATTCATCAGAGTAGAAAGAACCTCCAGGAAGGAATGTCAGAGACAAACACACAACCAAAGAGATCTAACTGGAAGAGATAAGTACCATGTGCGGCACTTTGACTGAGGTGTGGAGATCTCTCACATAGTCACATCTTGGAAAATAGCTGCCTGCATTTGTTTTGTTCAAAATAATAAATGAAAGGAACAACTTGGTTGATTTGTTTCAATCAAATTAGTTAAGGGTCTCTATGGTTATTTCTAATCACTAGTAAATGCATATGtgagtgcaatgcacgttaatattaGGCAGTATATCAATTGCATAAAGATAATAGGTAAGATAACATTTTCTTGTGTGATTAGTGCTGACGGTGATATTTGGTATGTTATTTATTGCATGTTAAACATGTTGAGTGCTCACCATTGGAGCAATCTGGGTCATTGGATTGACCTTATTTGATGGctgagattaattggatctgccccttagggtctttttatattggtatagatatagataaagCTCCTCACATCCCCTTGTTAAAAATACTAAAATATATGAAAACATCAGTATGTAATCATCACAAGGACTGTAAACCAACAGAAGAGAATACAAATATGACCACATTTATTCAGACCTACAAAAGAGAACTGACATGCAGTATCCACCAGAAATATGTCTCATCTACCCATATTACAGTAATTTTGATAAAGTAATTCTTAGCAGTTGACATTTATGTTTGTGAAACAATAAAAACAGGGAATGAATTATGAATATGACATCAACAATGTATATAAGGTTTTGATTTGTAGGGTGCACTCGTTGAGAGCAGTAAATAGAGGAGATGATATTTACCAATCAGTGGCAAGTTGCAATGCATGTCAGCCAATTTTTTTGATGTGAAACCTATATTCGTAACTCCAGTGCTTTTCTTTCCAAACCTGAAACAATTAGCATGATAGCTCCAATACTAAGCAAGTACCTTATTATTCATCTATTTGCATACTGATAAGAGATAAGAAGGCTTCGCATCTtttactttctctttttttttccatgTTTGTCTCTTTCTTGTCCCGGTGGTCTAGTTTTTGACTGCTCTATAACTCTGTTAGGTCAGACGAAAAGTTATTTTGTTAAACCACACCATGACCACATGACAAATCCAGGACGTTATCAATAAGCAATAACGCCAGACTGAGCCGTACACTTTCCAAATTTGGTGAAAAGTGCATCCTATCTTCCAATTCTTTGTAGTCTGACGAGCATTCTAAGTGGTCACTGCTGAAAATTTTGTGATAATATTAGCCTATTTTGAAATTGCGTAACTGAACACATCAAGAACCTGACAGTGTGAATGTACTCAAAATGGAACACCTGCACTCATGTCAAGTTTAATCAAGTTTACAGCTCATTTACTAATTTAGTTAGAGTGGAGAAATAAGGCACATAACCTGAAAATTCCAACACTAAGTCTGGCCGACTACTCCTTTCCAGCCTTTCTGTTTTCTCTATCCCTGCGTACTAAGTGCCTCAGGCCGATTTCGCCGCACCATGTGAGCCCGAGCTAGTGTCCATGAAGAGGTGTGCTCCCCCCCCAAGCAGCAATCCAGGGCACGTAGTCAAAGGCAGTTTAGACCAGCTGACCAGTGGGACCATAAATGATAAAAAAGCCAAATCGCTGAGGGCGTTATATTTCCTGGGAGCTTAGTAACTTTAGAGATTTATTATTATCTTGAGGCACCTCACATCTTTCTAAAACATTTCTTTGTCAGAACTGGGTACATGCCTACATGGTAAGTGCACAACAGCCAGAAGAGAGAACTGGCTACGAGTGTCGAACTCAGCCAGGATGGAATAACAGCCAACACAACATTTTGAATGCTTTGAACCAAATATATGCTCGCCATGCACAGTTAATAACGTTCTTTAGAAATGTGGGTACTTGTTTCAGAAAGAAAGATATTTTTGCCATCCTCTAATGAAAACAGTTGTGCATGATTGAGTTTTAAAGTGGTCTTGGCTTCAAAATGTTCTTCAATGTATATATCTAACCTTGATAGGTTCACAACTATTTACCAGTTAGCTCCAATAAGCAGTTCAAAGTTGTCTTTTCAACAAGCACTTGTATTTTCCTTGCCTGACATGTTTATACCTGTAATCTTACAACATCTGATGAACTGCAGGAAATTCAGAAGTACTTTGTGGATTACATGATAAATGACTCGCTCGGTGCAATCTCAACTGCTCACTTGGTCCACGCGGATCGTCATCCAATGAAAGCCCGGAGCCCTGAGTGCCTCCAGCTAGCTGCTTTGCATTCGATGGCGGTCGACTTTGCCAAGTCAGGGGCTCCAGCTGAAATGCCCCGGTCACTGAGACCAAAGGAGTACCCCGACTTCATGGAACGGTGGGACAAACCAACGTACATCTCCAACGGAGCTCTCGGCAAGCTCTACCGAGCGGCTGCGAGCCGTATGCAGAGCGCTCCTGCCCTCTCGTCCTCGGCTCAACCGAGCCCCGCGTTCGATCCTGACCTGGAGGTCCCTGGTTTCGAGGAATTCCTGGCATCCGCGGAGGAGTGCTACGACCTGTACGCAGAGAAGCTGAGCACCCTGATGAGCTACTATGGCGCGGAGCACGAGGACGAGATCCTGACGGGCAACATCCGGAACAGGCTCCTGTACCTGAAGAAGGACAACAAGAGGTACTTCGAGATGAAGGACCGCATCATCGACTCGGTGGAGGGCCTGCACAAGGAGGTGCAGGGTTGGTTCAGGAGCCGGCCGAAGGCGGAGGCTTCGAGGACGGCGTCGGCATGGTACCGCGTGACTTATCACCCGGACCACGGCCGGCCGGGAAAGAAGCAGTTCTGGAGCTTCCCGTGGATCGTCTGCGacgagctgctgaagatcaaggagTCCAGTAAGCGGCGCAGGCAGCAGGTGGACGGCGCGGCGGCCTGAGTCGTCCGGCCAAGTAATTATGTGGGAGTTGGCAAGAAGATGTAACAAGTGGTAGTCACAGGCAAGCTTGTCTGATGATTGCGCGGCTGCTATGTGTTTGTAACTTTGTATGTATGTAGTGTAAAACTTTGGGGCATGACTGCAGTGCAGGCCATTCTGAGCAGAGCGGCAGAGCTATGCCTGCGTCGCTTGTATGGACGGAGAGATTTGCTGGATGTGTGTGACCGGAAATGAACCGTGCTTGCTCGGGATTTGCGGGAGGCTATTCATGCTCCATCACTATCTCAACATAGCTTCAGCTTTGTGTGCAATTCTGTTCTGTTGGCTGCCTATACCTTTGGTCACGTTTAAAAAATAAATAGAACTAATGACCTGTTTGGACAATATAAACTGTTGAACTATTCTAGTACTTGTAGAAAGATGGCCTTCAGACATTTCAACAGTTATTTTTTCTAGAAGCAGCCGGGGAGTTGGTGCTAGTGCAGATTAGGTAAGCCGTTACGCGTAAGGGACATCGTAGCCCCCACACTGGACCCGTGCTCACGCCATGGGTGGACCTTTGGAACACATCGGTCCATGGTGTCCAGTCCAGGCATCAATCACTTGACCCGTGCTCACGCCACTAACCTGCCATTGCATCCTTCCGCAGATGTTTGTTTACCAGTGCTGGTGTTCACGGTTTTAGCCGCGAGCCCGCGAGCGGGGCCATCGCTCACATAGTCACATGGAAACGGCCGAGCGAAGCTCGTCTCAAACGCCAAAACCACCCGACCGTTCACCGTTACCTGGGCGGTGACCGCGGCGAACAAAGTGAGCCGAGCAGCGCGCCAGAGCGAAGCGAGCAGCACGACCCCCAGCTGCGGAGCTGCCAGTCCAAACCGGCAACCGCACCGCAGTCCAAGCCGCCGTCTCCCACCCGACCCGACCAAACTCCCACCGCGTCCCCTCCTCCTCGCGACCACCTTCGTTTTCCCGAACCAACCAACCCGCCGGCCACTGCGGCGGC
This window harbors:
- the LOC119355419 gene encoding probable RNA-dependent RNA polymerase 2, whose product is MATAVSAPVSTATVRVSNIPPSAVAKELLAFFDSAVAGAGEAYACEIAAARRGWLSRGDGSVQFDSTATATLAAELASSGRLPRFLGSLLSVSPAPADLLPRAPDLSLRVADARLLVGNRVAEREFQAADSWDSVRVEVIPAKRRIDLYLNHDSQRYKLEVFFEDIRNCYQCNFHGADAILLQLMYAPRIYTTISGPAVYSRFSDDRFHACKEDAKFTWVRALDFTPNHSFGKCSTLALVLDEGAPVSFILNSLPLSGELGELVISSMEFFGPSSKVVPLVDCPSGCSVSYEVLFRLNSLVHMGKIIAKDVNADLFKALEEIPVCTSRRIFEKMSKLDFTCYEPLQFIQQEAHSRKRRHDALLSSKTEGERKLMMCYRIHITPSKIYCLGPEEEVSNYVVKHHKQYASDFARVTFVDEDWSKLFPDAISARTGRGLFSQPLKTGLYYRILSILKEGFSIGPKKYEFLAFSASQLRGSSVWMFASNDSLKAEDIRRWMGNFEDIRSVSKCAARMGQLFSSSRQTLEILPRDVEEIPDIEVITDGSKYIFSDGIGKISERFAKEMACRIGLDYTNPPSAFQIRYGGYKGVVAVDPDSFRNLSLRPSMKKFESKSRMFNITSTSKSQPCYMNREVISLLSTLGIRDEIFESMQQNDMRELDEMLTNREAALSVLGKIGSAETKTASKILLQGYEPSLEPYLLMILKAHQDNRLTDIRTRCKIHVPKGRVLIGCLDETGELEYGQVYIRITKNSKEQKDNCQPYFSEDNGKEKTAVVVGKVAVSKNPCLHPGDIRVLEAVYDHGLYAKNLVDCVVFPQRGERPHPNECSGGDLDGDLYFITWDEKLIPEKVDSPMDYTAARPRIMDHVVTLEEIQKYFVDYMINDSLGAISTAHLVHADRHPMKARSPECLQLAALHSMAVDFAKSGAPAEMPRSLRPKEYPDFMERWDKPTYISNGALGKLYRAAASRMQSAPALSSSAQPSPAFDPDLEVPGFEEFLASAEECYDLYAEKLSTLMSYYGAEHEDEILTGNIRNRLLYLKKDNKRYFEMKDRIIDSVEGLHKEVQGWFRSRPKAEASRTASAWYRVTYHPDHGRPGKKQFWSFPWIVCDELLKIKESSKRRRQQVDGAAA